A single genomic interval of Bos javanicus breed banteng chromosome 8, ARS-OSU_banteng_1.0, whole genome shotgun sequence harbors:
- the FAM221B gene encoding protein FAM221B isoform X3, protein MEADKVTEEPHTTLDAEESLSSKDPSPEDSQEPPIPESPLEPAVSETLLESLASESPVLPSTSQTPLDIHTSEAPVEPSASTTPLEHSASEVPLETLTPETQLETHIPKVLDQQLAFQTSSLGHASPDNPEEDFSESSSSESSWAKRSIHTSEFEGFPKHSLSGCPSQVYLDTSTKVKEEEEEGEKEMDVADSNTHAAQPEHRLGKKGKKGVSRYTIHPVVPAKQADLVGVAKAMHREKFGTQVNYLFQWEKDAALNAIQTGLYIGWRCPHYLWDCFRIGDESKCFCGHLLREHQIISDISVPCNMGQCRCLMFCFIPSRPEEVGEFWLKRRATFDPRSWRAQCRCKHSHEDHTATGSHSCRVKGCCCSCFESNFLCAACDRRWEEHETFFETEETRRRGGRPHGTDTVDTWRRPL, encoded by the exons ATGGAAGCAGACAAGGTCACAGAAGAGCCTCATACCACCTTGGATGCAGAAGAGAGCCTTTCTTCAAAGGACCCCTCTCCTGAGGACTCACAGGAGCCCCCTATCCCTGAAAGCCCCTTAGAGCCCGCCGTCTCTGAAACCCTGTTAGAGTCCCTTGCCTCTGAATCTCCTGTGTTGCCCTCCACTTCCCAGACCCCTTTAGACATCCACACCTCTGAAGCCCCTGTAGAGCCTTCCGCCTCTACCACCCCTTTAGAACACTCTGCCTCTGAGGTCCCTTTGGAGACCCTTACCCCTGAGACCCAGTTGGAAACCCACATCCCCAAAGTCCTAGATCAACAACTTGCTTTTCAGACTTCGTCACTAGGCCATGCCTCCCCTGATAATCCAGAGGAAGATTTCTCTGAGTCTTCCTCCAGCGAGAGCTCATGGGCAAAGAGGTCCATCCACACCTCTGAATTTGAAGGCTTTCCAAAGCACTCCCTTTCAGGCTGTCCATCCCAGGTCTACTTGGACACATCTACAAAagtgaaggaagaggaagaagagggcgAGAAAGAGATGGATGTCGCTGACAGTAatactcacgcagctcagcctgAACACCGGCTGGgcaagaaggggaagaaaggagtCAGCC GTTACACCATCCACCCAGTGGTCCCTGCTAAACAGGCAGACCTGGTGGGTGTGGCTAAGGCAATGCACAGAGAGAAGTTTGGTACGCAAGTGAATTATCTTTTCCAATGGGAGAAGGATGCAGCCCTGAATGCCATCCAAACAG GTCTCTATATTGGCTGGCGCTGCCCCCATTATCTATGGGACTGTTTCCGAATTGGGGATGAGTCCAAGTGCTTTTGTGGACACTTGCTGAGAGAGCACCAGATCATCTCAG ACATATCCGTGCCCTGCAACATGGGCCAGTGCCGCTGCCTCATGTTCTGCTTCATCCCATCACGCCCAGAGGAGGTGGGTGAGTTCTGGCTCAAGAGACGGGCCACTTTTGACCCCAGGTCTTGGAGGGCCCAATGTCGCTGCAAACACAGCCATGAAGACCACACAGCTACTGGGTCCCATTCCTGCAGGGTCAAAG GCTGTTGCTGCAGCTGCTTTGAGTCTAATTTCCTCTGTGCGGCCTGTGACCGGCGCTGGGAGGAACATGAGACTTTCTTTGAGACTGAGGAGACCCGGCGGCGAGGAGGGAGGCCACACG GGACAGACACTGTCGACACCTGGCGCAGGCCTCTGTGA
- the FAM221B gene encoding protein FAM221B isoform X2, whose product MEADKVTEEPHTTLDAEESLSSKDPSPEDSQEPPIPESPLEPAVSETLLESLASESPVLPSTSQTPLDIHTSEAPVEPSASTTPLEHSASEVPLETLTPETQLETHIPKVLDQQLAFQTSSLGHASPDNPEEDFSESSSSESSWAKRSIHTSEFEGFPKHSLSGCPSQVYLDTSTKVKEEEEEGEKEMDVADSNTHAAQPEHRLGKKGKKGVSRYTIHPVVPAKQADLVGVAKAMHREKFGTQVNYLFQWEKDAALNAIQTDISVPCNMGQCRCLMFCFIPSRPEEVGEFWLKRRATFDPRSWRAQCRCKHSHEDHTATGSHSCRVKGCCCSCFESNFLCAACDRRWEEHETFFETEETRRRGGRPHGADYVPFAEMPTLQEAIINHSDFEALQKQGLSGHPSSYPSPPGLPSPRDVQPGPPSKPRI is encoded by the exons ATGGAAGCAGACAAGGTCACAGAAGAGCCTCATACCACCTTGGATGCAGAAGAGAGCCTTTCTTCAAAGGACCCCTCTCCTGAGGACTCACAGGAGCCCCCTATCCCTGAAAGCCCCTTAGAGCCCGCCGTCTCTGAAACCCTGTTAGAGTCCCTTGCCTCTGAATCTCCTGTGTTGCCCTCCACTTCCCAGACCCCTTTAGACATCCACACCTCTGAAGCCCCTGTAGAGCCTTCCGCCTCTACCACCCCTTTAGAACACTCTGCCTCTGAGGTCCCTTTGGAGACCCTTACCCCTGAGACCCAGTTGGAAACCCACATCCCCAAAGTCCTAGATCAACAACTTGCTTTTCAGACTTCGTCACTAGGCCATGCCTCCCCTGATAATCCAGAGGAAGATTTCTCTGAGTCTTCCTCCAGCGAGAGCTCATGGGCAAAGAGGTCCATCCACACCTCTGAATTTGAAGGCTTTCCAAAGCACTCCCTTTCAGGCTGTCCATCCCAGGTCTACTTGGACACATCTACAAAagtgaaggaagaggaagaagagggcgAGAAAGAGATGGATGTCGCTGACAGTAatactcacgcagctcagcctgAACACCGGCTGGgcaagaaggggaagaaaggagtCAGCC GTTACACCATCCACCCAGTGGTCCCTGCTAAACAGGCAGACCTGGTGGGTGTGGCTAAGGCAATGCACAGAGAGAAGTTTGGTACGCAAGTGAATTATCTTTTCCAATGGGAGAAGGATGCAGCCCTGAATGCCATCCAAACAG ACATATCCGTGCCCTGCAACATGGGCCAGTGCCGCTGCCTCATGTTCTGCTTCATCCCATCACGCCCAGAGGAGGTGGGTGAGTTCTGGCTCAAGAGACGGGCCACTTTTGACCCCAGGTCTTGGAGGGCCCAATGTCGCTGCAAACACAGCCATGAAGACCACACAGCTACTGGGTCCCATTCCTGCAGGGTCAAAG GCTGTTGCTGCAGCTGCTTTGAGTCTAATTTCCTCTGTGCGGCCTGTGACCGGCGCTGGGAGGAACATGAGACTTTCTTTGAGACTGAGGAGACCCGGCGGCGAGGAGGGAGGCCACACG GAGCAGACTATGTGCCTTTTGCAGAGATGCCTACCCTCCAAGAAGCCATCATCAACCACTCTGACTTCGAGGCCCTCCAGAAGCAGGGGCTCTCTGGCCATCCCAGCTCTTACCCTAGTCCCCCAGGGCTCCCTAGCCCACGCGATGTCCAGCCTGGCCCTCCATCTAAGCCCCGTATCTGA
- the FAM221B gene encoding protein FAM221B isoform X1, with amino-acid sequence MEADKVTEEPHTTLDAEESLSSKDPSPEDSQEPPIPESPLEPAVSETLLESLASESPVLPSTSQTPLDIHTSEAPVEPSASTTPLEHSASEVPLETLTPETQLETHIPKVLDQQLAFQTSSLGHASPDNPEEDFSESSSSESSWAKRSIHTSEFEGFPKHSLSGCPSQVYLDTSTKVKEEEEEGEKEMDVADSNTHAAQPEHRLGKKGKKGVSRYTIHPVVPAKQADLVGVAKAMHREKFGTQVNYLFQWEKDAALNAIQTGLYIGWRCPHYLWDCFRIGDESKCFCGHLLREHQIISDISVPCNMGQCRCLMFCFIPSRPEEVGEFWLKRRATFDPRSWRAQCRCKHSHEDHTATGSHSCRVKGCCCSCFESNFLCAACDRRWEEHETFFETEETRRRGGRPHGADYVPFAEMPTLQEAIINHSDFEALQKQGLSGHPSSYPSPPGLPSPRDVQPGPPSKPRI; translated from the exons ATGGAAGCAGACAAGGTCACAGAAGAGCCTCATACCACCTTGGATGCAGAAGAGAGCCTTTCTTCAAAGGACCCCTCTCCTGAGGACTCACAGGAGCCCCCTATCCCTGAAAGCCCCTTAGAGCCCGCCGTCTCTGAAACCCTGTTAGAGTCCCTTGCCTCTGAATCTCCTGTGTTGCCCTCCACTTCCCAGACCCCTTTAGACATCCACACCTCTGAAGCCCCTGTAGAGCCTTCCGCCTCTACCACCCCTTTAGAACACTCTGCCTCTGAGGTCCCTTTGGAGACCCTTACCCCTGAGACCCAGTTGGAAACCCACATCCCCAAAGTCCTAGATCAACAACTTGCTTTTCAGACTTCGTCACTAGGCCATGCCTCCCCTGATAATCCAGAGGAAGATTTCTCTGAGTCTTCCTCCAGCGAGAGCTCATGGGCAAAGAGGTCCATCCACACCTCTGAATTTGAAGGCTTTCCAAAGCACTCCCTTTCAGGCTGTCCATCCCAGGTCTACTTGGACACATCTACAAAagtgaaggaagaggaagaagagggcgAGAAAGAGATGGATGTCGCTGACAGTAatactcacgcagctcagcctgAACACCGGCTGGgcaagaaggggaagaaaggagtCAGCC GTTACACCATCCACCCAGTGGTCCCTGCTAAACAGGCAGACCTGGTGGGTGTGGCTAAGGCAATGCACAGAGAGAAGTTTGGTACGCAAGTGAATTATCTTTTCCAATGGGAGAAGGATGCAGCCCTGAATGCCATCCAAACAG GTCTCTATATTGGCTGGCGCTGCCCCCATTATCTATGGGACTGTTTCCGAATTGGGGATGAGTCCAAGTGCTTTTGTGGACACTTGCTGAGAGAGCACCAGATCATCTCAG ACATATCCGTGCCCTGCAACATGGGCCAGTGCCGCTGCCTCATGTTCTGCTTCATCCCATCACGCCCAGAGGAGGTGGGTGAGTTCTGGCTCAAGAGACGGGCCACTTTTGACCCCAGGTCTTGGAGGGCCCAATGTCGCTGCAAACACAGCCATGAAGACCACACAGCTACTGGGTCCCATTCCTGCAGGGTCAAAG GCTGTTGCTGCAGCTGCTTTGAGTCTAATTTCCTCTGTGCGGCCTGTGACCGGCGCTGGGAGGAACATGAGACTTTCTTTGAGACTGAGGAGACCCGGCGGCGAGGAGGGAGGCCACACG GAGCAGACTATGTGCCTTTTGCAGAGATGCCTACCCTCCAAGAAGCCATCATCAACCACTCTGACTTCGAGGCCCTCCAGAAGCAGGGGCTCTCTGGCCATCCCAGCTCTTACCCTAGTCCCCCAGGGCTCCCTAGCCCACGCGATGTCCAGCCTGGCCCTCCATCTAAGCCCCGTATCTGA